The following proteins are encoded in a genomic region of Phycisphaerae bacterium:
- a CDS encoding S9 family peptidase, translated as MLVAGLFGCSSVATRPAQRVEYPETRRDSVVDSIHGVEVADPYRWLEDDNSEETKAWVTAENKVTFAYLESIPEREKIRARLEKLWNFERFGTPIKRGNRYFFSRNDGLQNQSVMYVMDGLNGEPRILLDPNTLSSDGTVSLASFDVDQDGTKVVYGVSDGGSDWRTFRVREVETGKDLLDNVEWAKFTGASWARNGKGFFYSRFDEPAKGAELSGANYFQKLYYHELGKPQSEDRLIYERKDHKDWGFYGTVSDDGGYLIINVTEGTDPKNRLFYKVLSVPDSPVIELISELEAEYDFIDNDGPVLWFKTDLNAPKGRVIAIDLRNPDKSNWREMIAEQPEALQSVSHVGRHFIASYLKDAHSVVKLVSYDGHVVREVELPGLGAASGFGGRKEDKETFYSYASFNTPWTTYRYDITTGKSEAFRTPKVDFDPSNYETKQVFYSSKDGTQIPMFICHRKGLKLTGNNPTFLYGYGGFNIPLPPVFSVSNLVWMEMGGVYAQANLRGGGEYGKAWHDAGRLMKKQNVFDDFISAAEWLIDNKYTSHKKIAIGGSSNGGLLIGACMVQRPDLFGACLPNVGVLDMLRFQLFTIGHAWTSDYGKIEDESMFKYLLAYSPYHNVKPGVCYPPTMVTTGDHDDRVVPAHSFKFAAALQAAQSCDNPILIRIETRAGHGAGKSTKIQIEEAADRWAFVLNAMGVRAKVAN; from the coding sequence ATGCTGGTCGCCGGGCTGTTCGGTTGCTCCAGCGTCGCCACTCGGCCGGCTCAGCGTGTTGAATATCCCGAAACGCGGCGGGATTCCGTTGTGGATTCGATCCACGGCGTCGAGGTGGCCGACCCGTATCGGTGGCTCGAGGACGACAATTCCGAAGAGACAAAGGCATGGGTTACGGCGGAGAACAAGGTGACGTTCGCTTACCTTGAGAGCATTCCGGAGCGCGAAAAAATTCGTGCGCGCCTGGAGAAGCTCTGGAATTTCGAGCGCTTCGGCACACCGATCAAGCGAGGCAACCGATACTTCTTCTCGCGAAACGACGGACTTCAGAATCAAAGCGTGATGTACGTCATGGACGGCCTTAACGGCGAACCGCGAATCCTGCTCGATCCGAACACGCTCTCGAGTGACGGAACCGTGTCGCTCGCGAGTTTCGATGTCGATCAGGACGGCACCAAGGTCGTCTACGGAGTGTCGGACGGCGGGTCGGACTGGCGAACTTTCCGTGTCCGCGAGGTGGAGACCGGCAAGGATCTGCTGGACAATGTCGAATGGGCGAAGTTTACGGGCGCCTCATGGGCGCGGAACGGCAAAGGGTTCTTCTATAGCCGATTTGATGAACCCGCGAAGGGCGCGGAGTTGTCCGGCGCGAATTATTTCCAGAAGCTCTACTACCACGAACTGGGCAAGCCGCAGAGCGAAGACCGCCTTATTTATGAACGCAAGGATCACAAGGATTGGGGCTTCTACGGCACCGTCAGCGACGACGGTGGCTACCTGATTATCAACGTCACGGAGGGTACCGATCCCAAGAACCGTCTGTTCTACAAGGTGCTGTCCGTGCCCGATTCGCCTGTCATTGAACTCATCAGCGAATTGGAAGCGGAGTACGACTTTATCGACAACGACGGTCCGGTCCTGTGGTTCAAGACCGATCTGAACGCGCCGAAGGGCCGCGTCATCGCCATCGATCTTCGAAATCCTGACAAATCCAATTGGCGTGAAATGATCGCCGAGCAGCCGGAGGCGCTGCAGTCGGTGTCTCACGTTGGCAGACATTTCATCGCCAGCTATCTGAAGGACGCGCACAGCGTCGTGAAACTCGTCAGCTACGACGGCCATGTGGTCCGCGAGGTTGAATTGCCGGGGCTGGGCGCCGCGAGCGGATTCGGCGGGAGGAAGGAAGACAAAGAGACGTTTTACTCCTACGCGAGCTTTAATACGCCGTGGACGACCTATCGATACGACATCACAACGGGCAAGAGCGAGGCGTTTCGCACGCCGAAAGTCGATTTCGATCCATCCAATTACGAGACCAAGCAGGTCTTCTACAGCAGCAAGGACGGCACCCAGATTCCGATGTTTATCTGCCACAGGAAAGGTCTGAAGCTGACGGGTAACAACCCCACCTTCCTCTACGGTTACGGCGGTTTCAACATTCCGCTGCCGCCGGTTTTCAGCGTGTCGAATCTTGTCTGGATGGAGATGGGCGGCGTCTATGCCCAGGCCAATCTGCGCGGAGGCGGCGAATACGGTAAGGCATGGCATGATGCCGGACGCCTGATGAAGAAACAGAACGTATTCGACGATTTCATTTCCGCGGCGGAGTGGTTGATTGACAACAAATACACGTCGCACAAGAAGATCGCCATCGGAGGATCAAGCAACGGCGGCCTCTTGATCGGCGCGTGCATGGTGCAGAGGCCCGACCTCTTCGGCGCCTGTCTCCCGAATGTCGGCGTTCTCGATATGCTGCGTTTTCAGCTCTTTACGATCGGGCACGCATGGACCAGTGACTACGGAAAGATCGAAGACGAATCCATGTTCAAGTATCTGCTTGCATATTCGCCTTATCACAACGTGAAGCCCGGTGTCTGTTATCCCCCGACCATGGTCACAACCGGCGACCATGACGATCGCGTCGTGCCGGCGCATAGCTTTAAATTCGCGGCCGCTCTGCAGGCGGCCCAGTCGTGCGACAATCCGATACTGATCCGCATAGAAACGCGGGCCGGTCACGGAGCCGGAAAGTCGACGAAGATTCAAATCGAGGAGGCAGCGGATCGATGGGCGTTCGTGCTGAATGCGATGGGAGTCCGAGCAAAGGTTGCCAACTGA